The Chloroflexota bacterium sequence CTCATTTTCCTCACGCCGAATCGCTTCATCGAATGCCTTTCCATTGACCGTAAATTGGCGAATATCACGTGGCATAATAGCCTTCCATCCTTGTCTTTAATCAGTAAAATACTCGATTCGATGCCCGCATATCTGATCATAGCTTAACTTTGAATAATAATCCCATCACAATAAGCCCAATGCTATTGCCTACGGTGTAATTGTTTATTGAATTGACGTTTTCTCTCACCCCAACCCCTCTCCCGCTGCGGCTGGCAGGGGCTTTTGCTTGGTGGTTACCCCCTCGCTTGCTTGGCAGGAGATGGGTTGAGGGTGAGGGCATGCTGGCCGTTGTTCATGCTATCAACCATTACAAATAGCCAATACTTCGCGCTCTTCGCGTTCTTCGTGGTTTCCGTTACTTCACATCCTTCGTGCAGCTTCGTGCCCTTCGTGGATCAAATCTGTGGTACGCAACTTGCGATAGTGCTCAGTAGATTGCAATAGCCTGCTAGTGAAGGAGTTTTGTATGGCTACTGAGAAAAATGTGCATCAAACTGAGCGCTTGCTTTCGGTAGCAAGCGGCAGCGCTTTGGTTGCGTTTGGGATTATGCGTCGCCATTTGCCAGTCAGTTTGGCGGCGATTGCTGGTGGTGCGCCGCTCTTATGGCGTGGCCTGACTGGCCATTGCCCAGCCTATAGTGCGCTCAATATCAATACTGCTGAGCAAGCTACTGAAGCCATGTGGAGCAAGCCCGCTGCCCCAGCAACGCCACGGATTCCGATTCCTACCAACCATACTAATGCCGATCAGGCTGGCGTAGACCATGCTAAGGCGATCAGCGTTGAACAGACAATTACGGTTGATCAGCCAGTCGCCGAGGTGTTTCGCTTTTGGGGCAATTTTGAAAACTTGCCTAAATTTATGCATTACCTCAATAGTGTCAAGATGTTTCAAAATGGCACGAGCCACTGGGAAGCCAAGGCTCCGCTGGGCTTGAGCATTTCGTGGGATGCGGAAATAGCTGATGCCAAACTGAATGAATATATCGCTTGGCGTTCGTTGCCCAACTCAACATTGCCCAATCAAGGTCGAGTTGAATTTAATGCCTTGAGCGATGAGCAAACCGAAGTGCGCGTGCAGCTTGATTATCAACCACCAGCAGGCGCGATCGGCGAGGCTGTTGCCAAATTGTTTGGCAACGATCCCCAAAAGGCGATTGCCGAAGATCTTGAACGTTTTCGCAAGGTCATTGAGGATGAAGCAGAGCGCACGGCGGTCAAGGCCAATGCTGTTGGCGAAAAGCCCAATGCTAACGACCCTGAATATAGCGATAAGCTCAAGGTTGAAGCCAAAACTAACAAAGAAGAATCGCTTGAGAATGAAGATAAAGCGGTCGATACCAGTTTTCCGGCTAGCGATCCGCCAGCAACTTGGTAGTAATTTGACTATCTGAGGCGTTAAGAGCAGTGGCTATGCTCGTAGCCTTTGCCTTGCAATACGGGAGCAACCAACAGGGTTGCTCCCGATCAATTTAACTAAACTTTTTTTCGTAAATGCGATAGGTTTTGTAGCGCCGCCCACCTAAACCAGCAATTGTATTGTTCATCACATCATTATTTTCAAGAATCCACGACATTTCGGCGGTATGATAGCCACGCTTGAGGCCAGCATTGCGCACTTCACGATAAAAGACTGCATCGATCCCACGCCGCCGATATTCGGGCAAAACCCCCATAATCAACACCCGCATCTGGTTGATCTCGCGCTTGCGCCGCAGCATGGTAAGCCAGCCAAACGGCAATAAACGTCCATCACTGTAGCGCAGCGGAATATTAATATCGGGCACGGCGATCAGTAAGCCGACCATGCGCCTCTGATCTTCGGCCACAATCATCACTTCGGGGTCGAGAAACGGCTTGAAGCTATAGGCCAAATGGCGAAATTCAGCCAAGGTCATATGAATTGCACCCCAATTGTTGGCCCAAGCCTGATTGTAAACGTGCCAGCCCGCCTCAACTTCTTCGGCAAAACGCTGCATATTCAGTTTGCGAAAGGTTAAGCCAGTTTGAGCTTGGGCCAAGGCTGCCACCCGCTCGATTTTCGCCCCCCGCCCTTTTTCGGCATAACTGCGCTGATCGACGATCCAGGCGTATAAATCGATTGCCTTGCCAAAACCTTGGTGCTCGATATATTCAACATAACGGGCTGGATTATAGGTCATCATCATCACGGGGGCTAGCTCAAAGCCTTCGATCAGCAAGCCACATTCATCATTAATCGAAAAATTCATGGGGCCACGAATCGCTTTATAGCCGCGATCACGCACCCAAGCGCAAGCAATTTGCAGCAATGCAGCGGCAGCTTCGCGGTCATCGAGCACCTCGAAAAAACCAAAAAAGCCAATGTGCTCGTTGTGGGTGCGATTATGCAGAAAATTGATGTGAGCCGAGATCGTGCCAACAATTTCCGTGCCACGCTGCGCCAAAAACAATTGCACATCGCCATGGGCAAAAAAACCGCCATGTTTGGGGTTGAAAAAGCGTTCGCGTTCGATTAACAAGGGCGGAACCCATAACGGATCGGGGTTCGCGCCGCGATAGACCTTCCAAGGAAAATGAATAAATTGTCGCCGCTGGCGGGCATTACGCACTGGTACAATCTGCAACGGCAGCATTAATCAACCTCGAAATCTTAGGCTTTGGCTTTACGCCGTTTTGGCCGGACTAAATCATAGGAATGGGCGATCAGCGCCAAACATTCATCGTCGGGCACGCTGCCATCAAGCACAATTGTGTTCCAATGGCGCTTATTTAAATGATAGCCAGCCGTAATCGCTGGATATTGTTCGCGCAACATCTCAGCCCGATCAGGATCGCATTTCAGGCTAATTTGGGCTGGCTCACTGCGCACAAGTAGGGCAAACATTTTGCCGCGCTCATCGCCAATTTTAAACACCAATGGCTCAATTCCAAATGGATAATCTTCAATCGCGTCGTCAAGGCTCAAGCAATAGCTGCGAGCTTGGGCATAATCAACGTGGTTGCTCATTGGCTGGCTCCTTTGCTTGGTCTTTAATTTTCTTGGGGGCTTCGCCATTGACGGCATTCATGGCTTTGGTCACGCCATCACTCAAGCACAATTCGCAGGCCTCAACTGCCCGATCGTAGAGTTTTGGCAAGGTGTCGCGTTCGGCAGCATTCCAATTGCCGAGCACAAAATTAATCACTTCCCAACCTTCAGGTGGGCGGCCAATGCCAAAGCGCAAACGGGCAAATTTTTGGGTTCCCAGCAATTGAATAATCGAATTCATGCCACGCTGGCCACCAGAACTGCCTTGATTGCGCAACTTGATCGTGCCAAAAGGCAGATCTAAATCATCGTAAACCACCAATAATTCACTGGCTGGGTCGATTTTGTACCAATTGACGAGGCCGACAACCGATTTGCCACTATCGTTCATAAAGGTTTGCGGGCGAGCCAAGGCCACTCGTTGACCATTGACCAAGCCCTCGGCAATCCGAGCATCGGAGCGCTTGCCATCGAAACTTAAATTATGGCGACGGGCAAACTCGGCTACGCATTGAAAGCCCACATTATGCCGATTATTCAGATATTTCTCACCTGGATTGCCCAGCCCAACAATTAAAAACATGACATCCCCACGACAGGTTTGGTTAAAATCGCGATATACTACAGGCAATGCGCCGCCAATGGCGCAGGCTGAAGCATTGTACCATAGGGAAGTATGCGCATTCTACGATTTCTGTTTGTGGCACTAGCGCTGCTGGTGCTCCTGCCCAACCGCGCTTTCGCGGATAATCCAAACGAGCAAGTGTTAATCGACGAGGTTCGCGGAGCGTATCGAGTTGTCGCCACACTTGCCCCAAATCCACCAGCAGTTGGCGAGGCACTTTTGCGGGTTGTAATTACCGATGCGATCTCGGGCCAACCCTCGCCACTTAATTTGGTGCAGCTATATGCCGCGCCCGATAGCATTGGCCGCGAAGAATTATTTACTATGCTGCCGGAAAATCAAGATCGCAACGCAGGCCGCTATACCAGTGATCGACTGCGTTTTACGATCAGCGATCAATGGACAATGCGCTTAGTGCTAGGCGCTCCTGAAGGCGAGATGGTTTTTACCACCAAAGTTCAAGTCGATTCGGTGTTTAAGGAGATCGGCGAAGCAGCAGTGATTGCCGTTCCTGCAACCTTGGTCGGTTTGGCGGTGGTCTTTATCGGCTATAACATTTGGCGCAAAAAACGCCAAGCAGCCAGCTAAATCCAGGCCAATTTTTGGTGGCGCTAGGCTACTCAATACCAATTAAGTACGTTTTAGCGTCGCCACATTGAGTTAATCCATGCAACTAACACCAGAAAATTATCATGAGCAGTTGATCGCGTTGGTGTTAACTGACGATTTTGTGCGCCTGACCATGAGTGGCACTGCCCGTGTTGCTGATCTACGTTGGCAACGGGTGGTGGTGCGGCCTGTGCAATTGAAACAAGGCCGCGCTTGGCAAGCAGCTTATTTTGATCAGCGCCAAAATATCACCAAAAATTACTCAATTGAGCAAGCCAGCAGCGCTCTCGGCGAGATTATTGCGATTCCGCTGAGCAATATTACCCTGGAAACCACCAGCGAACGGATCCAAATCCAACGCAGCAAAAAGGGCAAAGTGATTATTAGTCGGGCACGCAATCAAGCGGCGGCTCCAGATTTGCGCCATAACCACGTTAAAGCCTTGTCTTTGCCCAGCGATCGCCCTGATGCCTATTTGCAAAAAACTGGCATTATGACCAACGATGGGGTGATTCGTGCCAGCATGAGCAAAAAATACACCCAAATCAACGAATTTTTGCGGGTGTTCGATGAGCTTGATCTCAAGCCCAGCCCTGAGCAACCGTTGCGAATTCTTGATGCTGGCTGTGGCTCGGCCTATTTGACCTTTGCGGCCTATCACTATTTGGTCAACATTCGCGGCTTAGCGGCGGTAGTGATTGGGGTTGATTCAAACGAGTATTTAATTGCTAAATGTCGCGCTCAAGCAGAAGAATTGGGCTACACCGATATGCAATTTATCGCCATGCCCTTAGCCGATTGGCAGTCTGAGCAGCGGCCTGATGTGGTATTTTCGTTGCATGCCTGCGATACCGCCACCGACGATGCCTTGGCTTTGGCAATTCGCAGCCAAGCCCAAGCAATTTTGAGCGTGCCTTGTTGCCATAAACATCTGACGCATCAAATTCAAGCTGAGGTGCTCAACTCCATGTTACGCCATGGCAGCATTCGCCAGCGCACCGCCGATTTAGTGACCGACAGCCTGCGTGCCCAACTGTTGCGGATCAATGGCTATCGTAGCGAGATTATTGAGTTTGTTGATGCTGAACAGACTGGGAAGAATTTAATGATTCG is a genomic window containing:
- a CDS encoding methyltransferase translates to MQLTPENYHEQLIALVLTDDFVRLTMSGTARVADLRWQRVVVRPVQLKQGRAWQAAYFDQRQNITKNYSIEQASSALGEIIAIPLSNITLETTSERIQIQRSKKGKVIISRARNQAAAPDLRHNHVKALSLPSDRPDAYLQKTGIMTNDGVIRASMSKKYTQINEFLRVFDELDLKPSPEQPLRILDAGCGSAYLTFAAYHYLVNIRGLAAVVIGVDSNEYLIAKCRAQAEELGYTDMQFIAMPLADWQSEQRPDVVFSLHACDTATDDALALAIRSQAQAILSVPCCHKHLTHQIQAEVLNSMLRHGSIRQRTADLVTDSLRAQLLRINGYRSEIIEFVDAEQTGKNLMIRAMRSKKPDSKALAEYQALKQFWGVTPYLEQLLG
- a CDS encoding DUF2892 domain-containing protein — encoded protein: MATEKNVHQTERLLSVASGSALVAFGIMRRHLPVSLAAIAGGAPLLWRGLTGHCPAYSALNINTAEQATEAMWSKPAAPATPRIPIPTNHTNADQAGVDHAKAISVEQTITVDQPVAEVFRFWGNFENLPKFMHYLNSVKMFQNGTSHWEAKAPLGLSISWDAEIADAKLNEYIAWRSLPNSTLPNQGRVEFNALSDEQTEVRVQLDYQPPAGAIGEAVAKLFGNDPQKAIAEDLERFRKVIEDEAERTAVKANAVGEKPNANDPEYSDKLKVEAKTNKEESLENEDKAVDTSFPASDPPATW
- a CDS encoding MmcQ/YjbR family DNA-binding protein: MSNHVDYAQARSYCLSLDDAIEDYPFGIEPLVFKIGDERGKMFALLVRSEPAQISLKCDPDRAEMLREQYPAITAGYHLNKRHWNTIVLDGSVPDDECLALIAHSYDLVRPKRRKAKA
- a CDS encoding GNAT family N-acetyltransferase, which encodes MLPLQIVPVRNARQRRQFIHFPWKVYRGANPDPLWVPPLLIERERFFNPKHGGFFAHGDVQLFLAQRGTEIVGTISAHINFLHNRTHNEHIGFFGFFEVLDDREAAAALLQIACAWVRDRGYKAIRGPMNFSINDECGLLIEGFELAPVMMMTYNPARYVEYIEHQGFGKAIDLYAWIVDQRSYAEKGRGAKIERVAALAQAQTGLTFRKLNMQRFAEEVEAGWHVYNQAWANNWGAIHMTLAEFRHLAYSFKPFLDPEVMIVAEDQRRMVGLLIAVPDINIPLRYSDGRLLPFGWLTMLRRKREINQMRVLIMGVLPEYRRRGIDAVFYREVRNAGLKRGYHTAEMSWILENNDVMNNTIAGLGGRRYKTYRIYEKKFS
- the pth gene encoding aminoacyl-tRNA hydrolase; the protein is MFLIVGLGNPGEKYLNNRHNVGFQCVAEFARRHNLSFDGKRSDARIAEGLVNGQRVALARPQTFMNDSGKSVVGLVNWYKIDPASELLVVYDDLDLPFGTIKLRNQGSSGGQRGMNSIIQLLGTQKFARLRFGIGRPPEGWEVINFVLGNWNAAERDTLPKLYDRAVEACELCLSDGVTKAMNAVNGEAPKKIKDQAKEPANEQPR